Proteins from a genomic interval of Borrelia puertoricensis:
- a CDS encoding DUF1322 family protein, producing MKHIDKFVESINATRTRYFALIDDIKRHKYWLPIITGICSYREIKCMTYDEFIEVSNIAEAKLEKEILELILSK from the coding sequence ATGAAACATATAGATAAATTTGTTGAGAGTATTAATGCTACTCGTACTCGTTACTTTGCTTTAATTGACGATATAAAAAGACATAAATATTGGCTACCAATAATTACTGGTATTTGTTCTTACAGAGAAATTAAATGTATGACATACGATGAATTTATAGAAGTAAGCAATATTGCTGAAGCTAAGCTAGAGAAGGAAATTCTTGAACTGATTTTATCTAAATAA
- a CDS encoding DUF1473 family protein → MITRYKMNILSKDKTYEYQIKVLPVYTWDSILGFNQEEAINKLNDVKYLKEITNLMIKPGFLDEFYVILDYNREFISYYKDYLIAILYSIEFNTFHLDSEFKKPALLFLKEYENNVGDFVTFNYITDEFNYEHIISKLKSKANNETYR, encoded by the coding sequence ATGATTACAAGATATAAAATGAACATATTAAGCAAAGATAAAACTTATGAATACCAAATAAAAGTATTACCTGTTTATACGTGGGACTCTATACTTGGATTTAATCAAGAAGAAGCTATAAATAAACTTAATGATGTTAAGTATTTGAAAGAAATAACTAATTTAATGATCAAACCCGGGTTTTTAGATGAGTTTTACGTAATACTGGATTACAATAGAGAATTCATAAGTTATTATAAAGATTATCTTATTGCTATTCTTTATTCTATAGAGTTTAATACATTTCATTTAGACTCAGAATTTAAAAAACCAGCCCTCCTTTTTCTTAAAGAATATGAGAATAATGTTGGTGATTTTGTTACTTTTAATTACATTACCGATGAATTTAATTATGAACATATAATTTCAAAACTTAAATCAAAGGCTAATAATGAAACATATAGATAA